A stretch of the Corylus avellana chromosome ca6, CavTom2PMs-1.0 genome encodes the following:
- the LOC132184933 gene encoding large ribosomal subunit protein cL38 — MSISVMFGSSVLVVPSISGPTPLKKTAQWNGGGGLVIECSSRPQKKATAHHRKTRPRKTQAWDIRRKPTVYPQLPPLPPDWTLEASSASGEGSLEAVAPPSPSTAE, encoded by the coding sequence ATGTCGATTTCTGTCATGTTCGGGTCGAGCGTCTTGGTGGTGCCGAGTATCAGTGGTCCTACGCCGTTGAAGAAGACAGCCCAGTGGAATGGCGGTGGTGGGTTGGTGATAGAGTGCTCGTCGAGGCCACAGAAAAAGGCGACGGCTCACCACAGGAAGACGAGGCCGCGTAAGACACAGGCATGGGACATAAGGCGGAAGCCCACCGTGTACCCTCAATTGCCGCCCTTACCTCCCGACTGGACTCTGGAGGCCTCTTCTGCGTCCGGCGAGGGTTCGCTAGAAGCTGTTGCTCCTCCCTCCCCATCCACGGCTGAGTAG
- the LOC132185031 gene encoding inositol-tetrakisphosphate 1-kinase 3-like: MRLKEEAMACRNEEEREREREREEEEEEKLAQTHHRHQQQLQWCTVGDGFPQQLRKVVVVGYALTSKKTKSFLQPKLEGLARNKGILFVAIDQNQPLSDQGPFDIVLHKLSGKEWRRILEDYRQTHPEVTVLDPPDAIQHLRNRQFMLQAVADLNLSESYGKVGVPRQLVIKRDASSIPDAVAKAGLTLPFVAKPLVADGSAKSHELSLAYDQNSLQKLEPPLVLQEFVNHGGVLFKVYIVGESIKVVRRFSLPDVSTRELSKNAGVYRFPRVSCAAASADDADLDPGVAELPPRPLLERLAKELRRRLGLRLFNLDIIRDHGSRDHFYVIDINYFPGYGKMPEYEHIFTDFLLSLMQGKCKK; the protein is encoded by the exons ATGAGGTTGAAGGAGGAAGCAATGGCGTGTAGAAACgaggaggagagggagagggagagggagagggaggaggaggaggaggaaaagCTGGCCCAGACACACCACCGTCACCAGCAACAATTGCAATGGTGTACGGTAGGGGATGGGTTTCCTCAGCAGCTGAGGAAGGTGGTTGTGGTTGGTTACGCTCTTACGTCCAAGAAGACTAAGAGCTTCTTGCAGCCCAAGCTCGAAGGCCTAGCTAG GAATAAGGGGATACTATTTGTTGCTATTGATCAAAATCAGCCCCTCTCAGATCAAGGTCCATTTGACATTGTGTTGCATAAG TTATCAGGAAAAGAGTGGCGCCGGATTCTTGAG GACTACAGGCAAACTCATCCAGAAGTAACAGTTCTTGATCCTCCAGATGCCATACAACATTTACGCAATCGCCAATTCATGCTTCAGGCTGTTGCTGATCTGAACTTGTCTGAATCCTATG GCAAAGTTGGTGTTCCCAGGCAATTGGTTATCAAGAGGGATGCATCATCCATCCCTGATGCGGTTGCCAAAGCTGGGCTGACATTACCATTTG TTGCAAAGCCATTGGTCGCCGATGGAAGTGCCAAGTCGCATGAATTATCACTTGCTTATGATCAAAACTCCCTTCAAAAACTTGAACCTCCACTTGTTCTTCAGGAGTTTGTTAACCATG GAGGTGTTCTCTTTAAGGTATACATAGTTGGTGAATCCATAAAGGTGGTCAGACGTTTCTCACTACCTGATGTCAGTACAAGGGAGCTCTCCAAAAATGCGGGTGTCTATCGTTTTCCAAGGGTTTCTTGTGCTGCAGCTTCAGCAGATGATGCAGATCTGGACCCTGGTGTTGCTG AGCTTCCCCCACGACCTTTGCTCGAGAGACTTGCGAAGGAACTTCGCCGTCGACTG GGACTCCGACTGTTCAACTTGGATATTATCCGAGATCATGGTAGCAGAGATCATTTCTATGTCATTGACATTAATTATTTCCCAG GGTATGGAAAGATGCCAGAATATGAGCACATATTCACAGATTTCCTTTTGAGCCTGATGCAAGGCAAGTGCAAAAAATGA
- the LOC132185841 gene encoding uncharacterized protein LOC132185841 encodes MDPCPFVRLTVGNLALKIPVASKPARSVVHPSSSPCFCKVRLKNFPLQTAVVPFIPPENQFPDGHVQTIAATFHLSKSDIERLAGKYIFAGKLSVKISIYTGRRGTTCGVSSGKLIGKVSVPLDLAGAASRACTVFHNGWICVGKEAKSSSAQFHLNVKAEPDPRFVFQFDGEPECSPQVFQIQGNIRQPVFTCKFSFRNTGDRAQRSRSMQSESGSSRSWLSSFGSERERPGKERKGWSITVHDLSGSPVAAASMVTPFVASPGSDRVSRSNPGSWLILRPGEGTWKPWGRLEAWRERGGSDGLGYRFELVVPDTGAAGIVLAESTISSHKGGKFLIDLGSGSNGRATPGCGSSPGCSPRSSGDYGFGLWPYCAYRGFVMSARVDGDCKSQSKPSVEVSVQHVTCTEDAAVFVALAAAVDLSLDACRLFSQRLRKELCQPLDSIA; translated from the exons ATGGATCCCTGCCCTTTCGTGCGCCTCACCGTTGGGAATCTTGCCCTCAAGATCCCGGTGGCGTCGAAGCCGGCTCGCTCCGTCGTTCATCCGTCGTCGTCGCCGTGCTTTTGCAAAGTAAGGCTTAAGAACTTTCCGCTCCAAACCGCTGTCGTTCCGTTCATCCCGCCGGAGAACCAGTTCCCGGACGGCCACGTTCAGACCATAGCGGCCACGTTTCACTTGAGCAAGTCCGACATCGAGAGGCTCGCCGGGAAGTACATCTTTGCCGGGAAACTCTCCGTTAAGATCTCGATCTACACCGGCCGGCGAGGCACCACCTGCGGGGTCAGCTCCGGGAAGCTTATCGGGAAGGTGTCGGTACCGTTGGATCTGGCGGGAGCGGCGTCTAGGGCTTGCACTGTTTTCCACAACGGCTGGATTTGCGTCGGGAAAGAAGCGAAGAGCTCTTCCGCGCAATTCCACTTGAATGTGAAGGCAGAGCCTGACCCGAGGTTCGTTTTCCAGTTCGACGGCGAGCCTGAGTGTAGTCCGCAAGTGTTTCAGATCCAAGGCAACATTCGGCAACCGGTTTTCACTTGCAAGTTCAGCTTCAGGAACACCGGTGACCGGGCCCAGAGATCGAG ATCGATGCAATCGGAGTCGGGCAGTTCCCGGAGCTGGTTGAGCTCGTTTGGGAGCGAGCGAGAGCGACcgggaaaggaaagaaagggaTGGTCAATCACGGTTCATGATCTCTCCGGCTCACCGGTCGCCGCCGCGTCAATGGTTACACCCTTCGTGGCTTCCCCCGGTTCAGACAGGGTGAGCCGGTCCAACCCCGGCTCGTGGCTCATTCTCCGCCCGGGCGAGGGTACCTGGAAGCCCTGGGGCCGGCTCGAGGCGTGGCGCGAGCGTGGTGGATCCGACGGCCTCGGCTACCGGTTCGAGCTGGTCGTCCCGGACACGGGCGCGGCCGGCATCGTGTTAGCCGAATCGACGATTAGCTCCCACAAGGGCGGGAAGTTCCTCATCGACTTGGGCTCCGGCTCGAACGGTCGAGCCACGCCGGGATGCGGCAGTTCGCCGGGTTGCAGCCCGAGGAGCAGCGGAGACTACGGCTTTGGCTTATGGCCGTACTGTGCGTACAGAGGGTTTGTGATGTCGGCGCGCGTGGATGGCGATTGCAAGTCCCAAAGTAAGCCCAGCGTGGAGGTGAGCGTGCAGCACGTGACCTGCACGGAGGACGCTGCCGTTTTCGTGGCTTTAGCTGCTGCCGTTGATCTCAGCTTGGACGCTTGCAGGCTTTTCTCTCAGCGCCTCAGGAAAGAGCTGTGCCAGCCACTTGATTCGATTGCTTag